Proteins encoded by one window of Fibrobacter sp. UWT2:
- a CDS encoding glycosyltransferase family 2 protein, producing MRELTENHIMLNWNRSASPLVSVRCITYNHAPYIACALESFLMQETNFPFEIVVHDDASTDETADIIRTYESRFPHIIKAIYETENQYSKNDGSLKRIIDSECCGKYFAFCEGDDYWIDCKKLQKQVDFLESHQEYVACAHNTLFIELNNRKKDHLMFSQKDAVLTIDNLAERYHASSLMCRSCEYLDIPLFFSCSLAPGDVKLAAYLKFKGPIFRSGEVMSAYRRGVLGSWSKTNADCKRNVANRLNVISFYEEFDEWTDHKYESVSHRIDWLKFNLLLKQGFFFKAKQKYPGLFKKMSLHEKLYYFFKKFFRR from the coding sequence ATGCGTGAATTGACTGAAAATCATATTATGTTGAATTGGAATCGGTCTGCATCTCCTTTAGTATCCGTTCGTTGTATTACATACAATCATGCACCTTATATTGCATGTGCATTGGAATCTTTTTTGATGCAAGAAACGAATTTCCCGTTTGAGATTGTAGTGCATGATGATGCTTCTACGGATGAAACTGCTGATATTATTCGAACATATGAATCTAGATTTCCACATATCATCAAAGCCATTTATGAAACGGAAAATCAATATTCGAAAAATGACGGATCATTGAAACGAATTATTGATTCTGAATGTTGTGGAAAATATTTTGCGTTTTGTGAAGGTGACGATTATTGGATAGACTGCAAGAAGCTTCAAAAACAAGTGGATTTTTTGGAGTCTCATCAAGAATACGTTGCTTGCGCTCACAATACCTTGTTTATTGAACTAAACAATAGAAAAAAAGATCATCTAATGTTTTCTCAAAAAGATGCTGTGTTAACTATAGATAATCTTGCTGAACGTTATCACGCAAGTTCCTTAATGTGTAGAAGTTGTGAATATTTAGACATTCCTCTTTTTTTCAGTTGTTCGTTGGCTCCTGGAGATGTAAAGCTTGCTGCATATCTTAAATTTAAAGGACCTATTTTTAGATCCGGAGAGGTTATGAGTGCCTATAGGCGTGGTGTTCTTGGATCCTGGTCGAAAACAAATGCGGATTGTAAACGAAATGTTGCGAATCGTCTAAATGTTATTAGTTTCTATGAAGAATTCGACGAATGGACTGACCATAAGTATGAATCAGTTTCTCATAGGATAGATTGGTTAAAATTTAATTTATTGCTGAAACAAGGCTTTTTCTTCAAAGCAAAACAGAAATACCCAGGCTTGTTCAAGAAAATGTCCTTGCATGAAAAACTTTATTATTTTTTTAAAAAATTTTTTAGACGCTAA
- a CDS encoding acetyl-CoA carboxylase biotin carboxylase subunit family protein — protein MKKLMLLGGIRYLLPVIEAAHKQGYYVITCDYIPDNIAHKYSDEYVNVSIVDKEAVLRVAQEKQIDGIMSFGVDPGVVAAAYVQEKMGLPAFGPYESVRILQNKDLFRNFLTEHDFVVPKAKGFSSMEEALADLAWYQYPVIVKPTDSAGSKGVTRVDSESSLRSALEHAFANSISGKIIVEEFIEKMGCSSDSDSFSLDGKLVFCSFSAQRFDENAAGPYVPAAYSWPSTFGQDYEKELRAELQRLLTLLDMKTSVYNIETRIGKNGKPYIMEVSPRGGGNRLSEMLRYATGVDLITACTRAAVGDSVEKVQEPSFEGYWAEIILHADKDGVFKELSVSKEIDSYVIERDLWVKCGDHVEAFNGANNAIGTLVLKFDSQDFQEKVVSEPNKYIKVVVG, from the coding sequence ATGAAAAAGTTGATGCTCCTTGGTGGAATTCGCTATTTGCTCCCCGTAATTGAAGCTGCTCATAAACAAGGTTATTATGTAATAACCTGTGATTATATTCCAGACAACATTGCGCACAAGTATTCGGATGAGTATGTAAACGTTAGCATTGTTGATAAAGAGGCTGTTCTCCGTGTAGCGCAAGAGAAACAGATTGACGGAATTATGTCTTTCGGTGTAGATCCTGGAGTTGTCGCTGCGGCGTATGTCCAGGAAAAAATGGGATTACCCGCGTTTGGGCCATATGAATCCGTTAGAATTCTTCAAAATAAAGACCTTTTCCGAAACTTCCTTACAGAACATGATTTTGTTGTTCCGAAGGCAAAGGGTTTTTCTTCCATGGAAGAGGCTCTTGCTGATTTGGCGTGGTACCAATATCCGGTTATTGTGAAACCTACCGATTCGGCTGGCAGCAAGGGTGTGACACGTGTTGATTCTGAAAGCTCTTTGCGCTCAGCATTGGAACATGCTTTTGCAAACTCCATTTCTGGGAAAATCATTGTCGAAGAATTTATTGAAAAAATGGGATGTTCCTCTGATAGCGACTCTTTTTCTTTAGACGGCAAGCTCGTTTTCTGTTCATTTTCAGCTCAACGATTTGATGAAAATGCAGCAGGACCATATGTTCCTGCAGCTTATTCTTGGCCTTCAACATTCGGCCAGGATTATGAAAAAGAATTGAGGGCTGAATTACAGCGTCTTTTGACTTTGCTAGACATGAAAACGTCTGTATACAACATAGAAACCAGAATCGGTAAAAATGGAAAGCCTTACATTATGGAGGTTTCACCCCGTGGTGGCGGAAATAGACTTTCCGAGATGCTTCGCTATGCTACGGGAGTTGACCTTATTACGGCTTGCACCCGAGCCGCCGTGGGAGATTCCGTAGAAAAGGTTCAAGAACCTTCCTTTGAAGGATATTGGGCAGAAATTATTTTGCATGCTGATAAGGATGGTGTTTTTAAAGAACTTTCTGTTTCAAAGGAAATAGATTCTTACGTGATTGAAAGGGACTTATGGGTCAAATGCGGCGATCATGTCGAAGCGTTCAATGGTGCAAATAATGCCATAGGGACGCTCGTACTCAAGTTTGATTCACAGGATTTTCAAGAAAAGGTTGTGTCTGAGCCAAACAAGTATATAAAGGTAGTTGTAGGATAA
- a CDS encoding acyl carrier protein: MNLTEFTQAFANMFDDTDASLFNENTNYQDLDEWSSLMTMSTIAMVRTKCGKPITAKEIHSCETIADLYNLIMGK; the protein is encoded by the coding sequence ATGAATCTTACTGAATTTACCCAAGCATTCGCAAATATGTTTGATGACACAGACGCCTCTCTATTTAATGAGAATACGAATTATCAAGATCTTGATGAATGGAGTTCTTTGATGACCATGTCAACAATTGCTATGGTAAGAACAAAGTGTGGCAAACCTATTACAGCAAAAGAAATACATTCTTGCGAAACGATTGCCGATTTGTACAATTTGATTATGGGAAAATAG
- a CDS encoding ATP-grasp fold amidoligase family protein: protein MMLKLNRFVWKILEYLPDRLYLSLRFKRLTGYSMNWKKPVSFNQKLQWMKLYDRNPLYSTCADKVQVRDFVASVIGTSYLIPVIGVYDKAEDIDYDKLPSQFVLKCNHGAKYNIICKDKALFDKEKTTRLLNKWLKEKYYRKLREYHYKNIPPKIICEQYMENLATGQLEDYKVFTIAGEPYMIQVDLDRFGEHRRNIYDTNWTLLDVEISFPKGPAVPRPVVLEEMLSCARKLAAPFAEVRVDFYIINGKLYFGEMTFFSGAGFSKYRPLSFEFEMGNKVILRR from the coding sequence ATGATGCTCAAATTAAATAGATTTGTTTGGAAAATTTTAGAGTATTTACCAGATAGATTGTACTTGTCTTTGCGTTTTAAAAGATTGACTGGGTACAGTATGAATTGGAAAAAACCGGTAAGTTTTAATCAAAAACTCCAATGGATGAAACTGTACGACAGGAATCCCTTGTATTCAACATGTGCAGATAAGGTCCAAGTAAGAGATTTCGTTGCCTCGGTGATAGGAACATCGTATCTTATACCAGTTATAGGTGTATATGACAAAGCAGAAGATATTGACTATGATAAATTGCCTAGTCAATTTGTACTTAAGTGTAATCATGGGGCGAAATATAATATAATATGTAAAGACAAAGCTTTGTTCGATAAAGAGAAGACGACGCGATTGTTGAATAAATGGCTTAAAGAAAAGTACTATAGAAAATTGAGAGAATATCATTATAAAAATATACCTCCTAAAATTATTTGTGAGCAATATATGGAAAATTTAGCAACGGGACAATTGGAGGATTATAAGGTTTTTACGATTGCAGGAGAACCATATATGATTCAGGTTGATTTAGATAGATTTGGTGAACATCGGCGTAATATTTATGACACTAATTGGACTCTTTTAGATGTGGAAATTAGTTTCCCGAAGGGGCCTGCTGTCCCCAGACCTGTTGTATTAGAAGAAATGTTGTCTTGTGCGAGAAAATTAGCTGCTCCTTTTGCTGAAGTACGTGTTGATTTTTATATAATTAATGGAAAATTGTATTTTGGTGAAATGACTTTTTTCAGTGGTGCAGGTTTTTCTAAGTACAGACCATTAAGTTTTGAATTCGAAATGGGAAATAAGGTGATATTAAGGAGGTGA
- a CDS encoding CDP-glycerol glycerophosphotransferase family protein produces MNVLHYLFSISKFILSQFYTILFGRKLLQENIWLVGEKKTEARDNGYHFFRYLRLNHPEIKAVYAISKDSVDRKKVADLGEVVDYGSFKHCVYYISAKIRACSQVHGLIPFDDVIGLRHFCVYKRKNQKQINLKHGISKDFRPGSFNFRKVGFDLYIAGAKPEYDEIKKQFHYPDKNIALTGFCRFDSLHNLPKPKKIILIMPTFRAWLKTSDSSKVKATDEEMQKFKESAYYEAYQNLLTDQDLIDCAAKNGYKLMFYLHYTFQPYVGAFESVANDSVTICRRGEYDVQNLLIQSSMLITDYSSVFFDYGYMKKPMAFYQFDLEEYRNKHYKEGYFSYERDAFGPLVKTKEDLVEYIQHVINQNMNMDEMYKKRAENFFIPYDDKNCERVYQATLNLLEENDAQIK; encoded by the coding sequence ATGAATGTATTACATTATCTTTTTTCGATTTCAAAATTTATATTGAGTCAATTTTATACAATATTATTTGGTCGAAAATTGCTGCAAGAAAATATATGGCTGGTTGGTGAAAAGAAAACTGAAGCTAGAGATAACGGCTATCATTTTTTTAGATATTTGAGGCTTAATCATCCTGAAATTAAAGCCGTTTATGCAATTTCAAAAGATAGTGTTGATAGAAAAAAAGTAGCTGATTTAGGAGAAGTTGTTGATTATGGATCATTTAAGCACTGCGTCTATTATATTTCAGCTAAAATTCGTGCGTGTAGTCAGGTTCATGGATTAATCCCCTTTGATGACGTGATTGGATTACGACATTTTTGTGTTTATAAACGAAAAAATCAAAAACAGATCAATCTAAAACATGGTATTTCGAAAGATTTTAGGCCAGGATCGTTTAATTTCCGTAAAGTTGGTTTTGACTTATATATTGCTGGGGCAAAACCAGAATATGATGAAATAAAAAAACAGTTCCATTATCCGGATAAAAACATTGCTTTAACTGGGTTCTGTCGTTTCGATTCTTTACATAATTTGCCTAAACCGAAGAAAATTATTCTTATTATGCCAACTTTTAGAGCTTGGCTTAAAACCTCAGATTCGTCTAAAGTTAAAGCCACAGATGAAGAAATGCAAAAATTTAAAGAAAGCGCATATTATGAGGCCTATCAAAATCTATTGACTGATCAAGATCTGATTGATTGTGCTGCCAAGAATGGATATAAACTTATGTTCTATTTACATTATACGTTCCAACCATATGTGGGGGCATTTGAATCTGTAGCTAATGATTCTGTGACAATTTGCAGGCGGGGAGAGTATGATGTCCAAAATTTGTTAATTCAATCATCTATGTTAATTACAGATTATTCAAGTGTTTTTTTCGATTATGGTTATATGAAAAAACCAATGGCTTTTTATCAGTTTGATTTGGAAGAGTATCGAAATAAACATTATAAAGAAGGCTATTTTTCCTATGAGAGAGATGCTTTTGGCCCTTTAGTAAAGACTAAAGAAGACCTTGTTGAATATATACAGCATGTCATAAATCAAAATATGAACATGGATGAAATGTACAAGAAAAGAGCAGAGAATTTTTTTATTCCGTATGATGATAAAAATTGCGAACGCGTGTATCAAGCAACATTAAATTTATTAGAGGAAAATGATGCTCAAATTAAATAG
- a CDS encoding O-antigen ligase has product MKLIENNSETLIAFETIQLWLGGLYIVFSRALEPIGWISSNLVWMIVGLLFIFTLICDNFRFNVNGVIILEGLLVVASAVTGIIVADNKEFFFDALKTLSLSLIVGYSMLNITINQKNVNWFVYSWVLSGVILCLYIIKSGGYTFGKIVRISLNEATNANTLAVFLMFCVWGLIFLLTTKKVKPLMIVIYVILFALFVYVILNTASRKAFIGVLIIVSMWAIFGLIPFLRKMNFIYRSLVIALLFFVPIFVVNRFGDAFLSAFELMNARMEMLSSNTERSDLIKDAFLVFENHPLFGVGLNNYKIFSFNGKYSHNTYVEILACTGIIGAFWAYCIWGLQIWKIIKMFKNRANKLLLVNVLSLFIVLAFICVGQILYYNIGLLMIMHLLYILSHNYSMFEVAKE; this is encoded by the coding sequence TTGAAATTAATAGAGAATAATAGCGAAACTTTGATTGCTTTTGAGACAATACAATTATGGCTAGGTGGTCTATACATTGTATTCTCTAGAGCGTTGGAACCTATAGGGTGGATTAGCTCCAACCTTGTATGGATGATTGTTGGATTGCTTTTTATTTTTACATTAATATGTGATAATTTTCGTTTTAATGTCAATGGTGTCATTATTTTAGAAGGCCTTTTAGTTGTTGCATCTGCAGTTACTGGAATAATTGTTGCAGACAACAAAGAATTCTTTTTTGATGCATTGAAGACACTTTCGCTTTCATTAATTGTTGGATATTCAATGCTTAATATTACAATAAATCAAAAAAACGTAAACTGGTTTGTATATTCTTGGGTGCTTTCAGGAGTAATTTTATGCTTGTATATAATAAAAAGTGGTGGATATACTTTTGGAAAAATAGTTCGGATTTCGCTTAATGAAGCTACAAATGCTAATACATTGGCGGTCTTTCTTATGTTTTGCGTTTGGGGCTTGATTTTTTTGCTTACAACGAAAAAAGTTAAACCATTAATGATTGTGATATATGTAATTTTATTTGCACTATTTGTGTATGTAATACTTAATACGGCTTCTAGAAAAGCGTTCATTGGGGTTTTGATTATTGTTTCAATGTGGGCAATTTTTGGATTGATTCCGTTTTTAAGAAAAATGAATTTTATTTATCGTTCATTGGTTATTGCTTTATTGTTTTTCGTCCCTATTTTTGTTGTCAATCGCTTCGGTGATGCTTTTCTTTCTGCATTTGAATTGATGAATGCTAGAATGGAAATGTTGTCGTCTAATACAGAACGTTCTGATTTGATAAAAGATGCTTTTTTAGTATTTGAAAATCATCCTTTATTTGGTGTTGGACTGAATAATTATAAAATATTCTCGTTTAATGGAAAATATTCTCATAATACCTATGTTGAAATTTTGGCATGCACAGGAATTATCGGAGCTTTCTGGGCATATTGTATTTGGGGTTTGCAAATTTGGAAGATTATAAAAATGTTTAAAAATAGAGCGAATAAATTATTACTAGTAAATGTCTTATCATTATTTATTGTGTTGGCGTTTATTTGTGTTGGACAAATATTGTACTATAATATAGGTCTTCTTATGATTATGCATCTGTTGTACATTTTATCTCATAATTATTCCATGTTTGAAGTGGCGAAGGAATAG
- a CDS encoding SDR family NAD(P)-dependent oxidoreductase, whose amino-acid sequence MDNSLNPFSLENKTILVTGASSGIGQAIAIACAKMGATVVATARNEARLQGTLQQMPKGNHALVSADLTKEDEIERLIQSIPVLDGIVHCAGVGSRVPCKSLDKNSIAAVMMPNFEAPVLLQAAILANKKINKGASIVFIASKAYELPSVGNAVYSASKGAIVSYSKCLALELAPRQIRVNCICPAMVWTNLILQDALTKEELESAQKAYPLKRYGNPEDIANLAIYLLSGASSWMTGSAIDLTGGALVL is encoded by the coding sequence ATGGATAATTCGTTAAATCCTTTTTCTTTAGAAAACAAGACGATCCTTGTGACTGGCGCATCATCAGGCATAGGCCAGGCTATTGCTATTGCTTGCGCTAAAATGGGTGCGACGGTTGTTGCAACAGCTCGAAATGAAGCCCGCTTGCAAGGCACTCTGCAACAAATGCCGAAAGGAAATCACGCTCTTGTATCGGCAGACCTTACAAAAGAAGATGAGATTGAACGACTAATCCAAAGTATTCCAGTGCTAGACGGAATCGTCCATTGTGCAGGAGTGGGATCTCGTGTGCCATGCAAATCTTTGGACAAGAATTCTATTGCTGCTGTAATGATGCCAAACTTCGAAGCCCCTGTTTTGTTGCAAGCGGCAATTCTTGCAAACAAGAAAATAAATAAGGGGGCATCAATAGTTTTTATAGCCTCAAAAGCATATGAGTTGCCAAGTGTCGGAAATGCAGTTTATAGCGCAAGCAAGGGTGCTATTGTTTCTTATTCAAAGTGTTTGGCTTTAGAATTAGCCCCCCGTCAAATACGCGTTAATTGTATTTGCCCAGCAATGGTTTGGACAAATCTAATTCTTCAAGATGCCTTGACTAAGGAAGAACTTGAAAGCGCTCAAAAAGCTTATCCGTTAAAGCGTTATGGAAATCCAGAAGACATTGCTAATTTGGCAATTTATCTATTAAGTGGAGCCTCATCTTGGATGACTGGCTCCGCAATAGATTTAACCGGTGGAGCGTTGGTACTGTAA
- a CDS encoding adenylyltransferase/cytidyltransferase family protein translates to MKKVITVGVFDYFHLGHLRLFENAKKCGDYLIVAVQDGNSILKTKPDANILYTTEQRIDLVKALRVVDEVIVYQDVDKILQKVDFDVFAVGGDQNHEGFQRAISWCHENGKEVVKLSRTPGICSSKIKNQLETLK, encoded by the coding sequence ATGAAAAAAGTTATTACGGTTGGGGTTTTTGATTATTTCCATCTAGGGCATTTACGTTTATTTGAAAATGCAAAAAAATGCGGTGATTATCTCATTGTAGCTGTTCAAGATGGCAATTCTATTCTTAAAACGAAACCAGATGCGAATATTCTCTACACAACGGAGCAAAGAATAGATCTTGTGAAGGCTCTTAGAGTCGTTGATGAGGTAATTGTGTATCAAGATGTTGATAAGATTTTGCAAAAAGTTGACTTTGATGTTTTTGCTGTTGGCGGTGATCAAAATCATGAGGGCTTTCAAAGAGCAATTTCATGGTGCCATGAAAACGGCAAAGAAGTTGTAAAACTTTCAAGGACTCCTGGAATTTGCTCTTCGAAAATTAAAAATCAATTGGAAACGCTGAAATAA
- a CDS encoding acyltransferase — MFKMLKKIIIKIKYGQRLIGSKFEIRKNASIKISQRGLVELGKCLINENAFVCASNLGKITIKDNVTINRNTIIVAKKHIYIGDGSSIGPNVCIYDHDHKYDANGFKKDEFTAADIYIGKNVWIGANVMILKGSNIEDNCVIGAGTIIKGLVRANSIVYNARDIIEKKMV; from the coding sequence ATGTTTAAGATGCTGAAAAAAATCATTATTAAGATAAAGTATGGGCAAAGGCTTATTGGAAGTAAATTTGAAATAAGGAAAAACGCCTCCATAAAGATTTCGCAAAGAGGTCTTGTTGAGCTGGGCAAATGTTTGATTAATGAAAATGCTTTTGTCTGTGCGTCTAATTTGGGAAAAATAACCATAAAAGATAATGTTACTATTAATAGGAATACAATTATAGTTGCAAAAAAACATATATATATTGGAGATGGTTCTTCTATTGGGCCGAATGTTTGTATTTATGATCATGATCATAAATATGATGCAAATGGCTTTAAAAAAGATGAATTTACTGCGGCTGATATATATATAGGAAAGAATGTTTGGATTGGTGCAAATGTTATGATTTTAAAAGGTTCAAACATTGAAGACAATTGTGTCATTGGCGCTGGAACTATAATAAAAGGGCTTGTTAGAGCTAATAGTATTGTATATAATGCAAGAGATATTATTGAAAAAAAAATGGTGTGA
- a CDS encoding DUF563 domain-containing protein, whose translation MVDTSYIRDSEYKSDFLELISRDYLVERKLKVEEVESGIFLPRKKSPPNGPLHGIGGIVDKSGNYVKLSACIALGKTKDRFNSSYSFDSHKIKEYDENVIYLGLFHKQWGHFLVDFVPRLWYFLYHKNSYKIVYTSDSGEIAGNYLRFLQLIGIDENRLLLVTEPTRYRKIIIPEASYLCGGYYTKEFREIFNVVSNNININCVPYNKVYLSRRRFKWYKCKEVGEKGIEDAFNKNGFVSLFMEELSLDQQIYYINNATTVAALSGTLCHNILFANEKTNLVIINKTKKINEHQVIINQVQNNKVTYIDAYREPFEKYPLSYGRGPFWISNSTREFSAFSFDNSMDYGKDSFMLNCGYFFVYILLCLMTSLKKAVL comes from the coding sequence ATGGTTGATACTTCTTATATTCGTGATTCTGAGTATAAAAGCGATTTCCTTGAATTAATAAGCCGAGACTACTTAGTTGAAAGAAAACTTAAAGTTGAAGAAGTTGAAAGCGGAATATTCCTTCCAAGAAAAAAATCTCCGCCAAATGGCCCGTTACACGGAATTGGAGGAATCGTTGATAAAAGTGGAAATTATGTAAAGCTTTCTGCATGTATTGCATTAGGAAAAACAAAAGATCGTTTTAATAGTTCGTATTCATTTGATAGTCATAAAATAAAAGAATATGACGAAAATGTGATTTACTTGGGCCTCTTCCATAAACAATGGGGGCATTTTCTTGTAGATTTTGTTCCTCGATTGTGGTATTTTCTTTACCATAAAAATTCTTACAAGATTGTTTATACATCTGATTCCGGCGAAATCGCTGGGAATTACCTAAGATTTTTGCAATTGATTGGTATAGATGAAAATCGATTGCTATTAGTAACGGAACCAACCCGATATAGAAAGATTATAATTCCCGAAGCCTCGTATTTATGTGGAGGTTATTATACAAAAGAATTTCGTGAAATATTTAATGTTGTAAGCAATAATATTAATATTAATTGCGTCCCTTATAATAAGGTTTATTTGTCGCGAAGGCGTTTTAAATGGTATAAATGTAAAGAAGTTGGAGAAAAAGGAATCGAGGATGCTTTCAACAAGAACGGCTTTGTTTCGCTTTTTATGGAAGAATTGTCCTTAGATCAGCAAATATATTATATAAATAATGCAACGACGGTTGCTGCTTTGTCAGGAACTTTGTGTCATAATATTTTATTTGCAAACGAAAAAACAAATCTTGTTATAATTAATAAGACAAAAAAAATTAACGAGCACCAAGTGATCATCAATCAAGTCCAAAATAATAAGGTTACCTATATAGATGCATATAGGGAGCCTTTTGAAAAATATCCATTGTCTTATGGACGAGGCCCGTTTTGGATATCGAATTCTACAAGGGAATTTTCGGCTTTTTCTTTTGATAATTCTATGGATTACGGAAAAGATTCTTTTATGCTTAATTGTGGGTATTTTTTTGTCTATATATTGTTATGCTTGATGACAAGTTTAAAAAAGGCTGTTTTGTGA
- a CDS encoding 3-oxoacyl-ACP synthase III family protein codes for MAYIKAISYYLPEQVLTNEELVKEFPEWSMEKVAAKVGVDSRHIAAKDETAGDLAEKAAKKLFAEYSVDPKSVDFLLLCTQSPDYFLPSTACILQHRLGIPTSAGAFDYDLGCSGCVYGLAIAKGLIAAGIAKNVLLLTAETYNKYLHPQDKSNRSIFGDGAAACLISTEGIAEIGEFVLGTDGSGADNLILKRGGARQPDANGHKEEDDDGHVRRDDFLYMGGGAVFNFTLDVVPPMMQQILEKNKLSTDNVDYYVFHQANKFMLSTIRKMCDLPKDKFYINLAETGNTVSSTVMIALKDCLDNGTIYSGMKVMISGFGVGLSWGGTMLKF; via the coding sequence ATGGCGTACATAAAGGCAATATCGTATTATCTCCCTGAACAGGTTCTAACAAATGAAGAGCTTGTAAAAGAATTCCCTGAATGGAGTATGGAAAAGGTTGCTGCGAAAGTCGGTGTGGATTCTCGCCATATTGCGGCAAAAGATGAAACTGCAGGAGACCTGGCCGAAAAAGCCGCAAAGAAACTATTTGCGGAATACTCCGTTGATCCGAAATCAGTAGATTTCCTTTTATTATGTACGCAAAGTCCAGATTATTTTTTACCATCAACAGCTTGTATTTTGCAGCATCGCTTAGGAATTCCGACATCTGCAGGCGCTTTTGACTATGACTTGGGCTGTTCTGGTTGCGTTTATGGTTTAGCTATTGCAAAAGGTCTGATCGCCGCCGGAATTGCAAAGAATGTTCTATTATTAACAGCTGAAACTTATAACAAATATCTGCATCCGCAAGATAAGAGTAACCGCTCGATTTTTGGTGATGGTGCCGCAGCATGCTTAATTTCTACGGAAGGAATTGCTGAAATTGGCGAATTTGTTTTAGGTACAGATGGCAGTGGAGCCGATAATTTGATATTGAAAAGGGGGGGCGCTCGTCAACCAGATGCCAATGGCCATAAGGAAGAAGACGATGACGGACACGTCCGTCGAGACGACTTCCTTTATATGGGTGGAGGAGCTGTTTTTAATTTCACCCTTGATGTTGTTCCGCCAATGATGCAGCAAATTTTAGAAAAAAATAAACTTTCTACAGATAATGTGGATTATTATGTTTTCCATCAGGCCAACAAATTTATGCTTTCGACCATCCGCAAAATGTGTGATTTGCCAAAGGACAAATTTTATATCAATTTAGCTGAAACAGGAAATACAGTTTCCTCAACGGTGATGATTGCCCTGAAAGATTGCTTGGATAATGGGACAATTTATTCTGGCATGAAAGTGATGATTTCCGGCTTTGGCGTAGGTCTTAGCTGGGGCGGAACGATGTTGAAGTTTTAG
- a CDS encoding GNAT family N-acetyltransferase: protein MNIYQPGEYNENKLFLFLQETDDYFVPAMSVRVNLRDWAVKMCKYAVIFEYELDGEIIGLGATYFNNAPAYSFGTYVCVKKEYQKEMYGVELIQKMIDFARENGSKGFKCEIRKSNKPLVKFYKLMGLEAVEEISVPNTTETGLIMQITFNEEK, encoded by the coding sequence ATGAATATCTATCAGCCAGGCGAATACAACGAGAATAAATTGTTTCTGTTTTTACAGGAAACGGACGATTATTTTGTTCCAGCCATGAGTGTGAGAGTAAATCTTAGAGACTGGGCCGTAAAGATGTGCAAATATGCGGTAATCTTTGAGTATGAGCTTGATGGCGAGATAATTGGACTCGGAGCCACTTATTTCAACAATGCTCCGGCATATTCTTTTGGAACATATGTATGCGTAAAAAAAGAATATCAAAAAGAAATGTATGGCGTCGAGCTAATACAAAAGATGATAGATTTCGCCAGAGAAAATGGATCAAAAGGTTTTAAGTGCGAAATTAGAAAATCAAATAAACCTTTAGTAAAGTTTTATAAGCTGATGGGGCTAGAAGCAGTAGAAGAAATTTCTGTTCCTAACACGACTGAAACAGGCTTGATTATGCAGATAACTTTTAATGAGGAAAAATAA